A DNA window from Setaria viridis chromosome 2, Setaria_viridis_v4.0, whole genome shotgun sequence contains the following coding sequences:
- the LOC117843714 gene encoding eukaryotic translation initiation factor 4G, which translates to MSSPQLGPRRTSRPRERTPATQPRPSDLAPLDRSQLASVTKSLGFSLRLEILLGSLRNRIALDLLLQLPASAALAILLERRLPPSVPFDCTSPPPPTQTHHQFVRPPVSPARTGHDQTLGAAAPGAPRAARWEKKKEEIGGETQGFMSQRGDRGEGHRRPGRSSSFGGHRGGGVGGAGKGGGGSSGQPPLSSNRSFRKPGNGHGGHQRVVSQPDTTGFQPAPAPVPHQTPARPPVAPQNAPAHVPVPAPRPQHHDPQVSSSSPASEKPANAPLPKATHAAPRAPPKSSNPPIPQGASKGEPSKGFNFQFGSINMNGLPQFPARTSSAPPNLDEQKRNQALLEELKVTPPGPMQPAPKQQPLQKQQQQQQPQQLLQQSQQVPQQPQQQQARKDAVSSSQPNTINPHVPSQLKRDVHASPSVPNVTSLRPPTVQPMPGVQMSIPFHHQPAPVPLQFGGHGPQLQPQVVPSSLQMSMGLTGSNAPQVPQQLYAPTIQHQLQQQAMMHQGQGMSYVTSVGHQFPPQLGNIPMNMPPQYPQQQNKFVAAPRKTTVKITHPDTHEELKLDKRMDSSGQRAAPNLTQQSQSQPVGSYAPHIGFFHQPSNSYNQSGIYYPPTTGVNQVPTGSSGPRFNYPVTQSGQAIPYVSPSAGPPVSGQSQMTGKPLPGGLQAEKSGTHMVTITAPPGKSDAPKPRPVEDAAASRQKDNEVVSGITVSDKSAHEKESKAPLVPEKHPAVVSLPTQGAKPQTSVTANSALPMSGADGKNKESIQRTGSFKDNKKIAIKKEARNSSEPQHSASSAEDDSGDRQETKNLNKELDLTISSSGAAAPLPESKAGIAEADSTPVNAADIPGTDRSPARPASEGTSEPQGAESVVVSAVECDENKGTPKVTTDPIKDNISSDATERKSPEVCAVDMTEQASAVTCNTGNSDAAPHVTDQEHLPKESTPSGPEQQGSSSKNSETSSHVLDGGGVAVTTSETSEPTVQGVIDGDSDISPETGLAVSNVTLISSEGQQKSETMSSDQSTAAPTASIRPVSREKPSAEITRTKSTAGKKKKRKEMLSKADAAGSSDLYNAYKGPEEKSDIMGTAEGADSSSTVDTTPVLPDEPETEVSSSADDSKKKVEPDDWEDAADMSTPKLQSDSGNQSGITKVLESDTTEANGRKKYSRDFLLTLQHHCTGLPVGFQMNEAVNAIMNNLAGKSYVVDREPHPSPGRGSDRPTSRGDRRGAAMADDRWTKSGVPLSPGRDMDLANGPSIINYRGGPGGSHGVLRNPRGQPGGGLLLGPMHSVGPQVPRSGSDADRWQQKGLMPSPVTPMQAMHKAERKYVVGKVSDEEEAKQRQLKAILNKLTPQNFEKLFEQVKEVNIDNVATLTGVISQIFDKALMEPTFCEMYANFCFHLAGALPDFSEDNEKITFKRLLLNKCQEEFERGEREEAEADKTEEEGEIKQTKEEREEKRIRARRRMLGNIRLIGELYKKRMLTERIMHECIKKLFGNYDDPDEENIEALCKLMSTIGEMIDHVKAKEHMDAYFDIMYKMSTSQKLSSRVRFMLRDSIDLRKNKWQQRRKVEGPKKIEEVHRDAAQERHAQSSRLGRGPSVSSLPRRGAPPMDYGPRGSSALASPSSQQGSIRGMPPHSRSFGGSQDIRFEERHQFDSRTPLPQRAVKDEPITLGPQGGLARGMSIRGQPPVSNSELPSVVDHRRIVSGSNGYNSLADRTSGRTPASSQSAGPSQRPASQEGRSGKKSYSDDDLREKSISAIREYYSAKDEKEVALCIEELNAPSFYPNVVSIWVNDSFERKDMERELLAKLFVSLCSGRHNLLSKGQLIDGLALVLGSLEDTLSDAPRATEYLGRLLARFVQENILPLQEVGKLIQEGGEEPGYLVQDGIAADILWAVMDSIRLEKGDSFLNEVKSSSSLKLEDFRPQHLKRSKLDAFM; encoded by the exons ATGTCCAGCCCCCAACTAGGCCCAAGGCGAACATCGCGGCCCCGCGAGCGGACGCCAGCCACCCAGCCCCGTCCGTCCGATCTGGCCCCCCTTGACCGCTCTCAGCTCGCCTCAGTTACGAAAAGCCTAGGATTTTCTTTGAGATTAGAAATTCTTTTGGGTTCCTTGCGTAATCGTATCGCCCTCgatttgctgctgcagctgcctgCCTCTGCTGCCTTGGCTATACTACTAGAGAGACGCCTCCCCCCTTCCGTTCCCTTCGATTGCACTTCTCCCCCTCCCCCAACCCAAACCCATCACCAATTCGTTCGGCCCCCCGTGTCGCCTGCCCGCACTGGCCACGACCAAACcctaggcgccgccgcccccggggCCCCCAG GGCTGCTCgctgggagaagaagaaggaggagatcGGAGGAGAGACACAGGGATTTATGTCCCAGCGAGGGGACAGGGGCGAGGGGCACAGGAGACCCGGCCGGTCCAGCAGCTTCGGCGGCCACCGCGGAGGCGGAGTCGGCGGCGCGGGCAAGGGCGGCGGGGGCTCCTCCGGCCAGCCTCCCCTCTCATCTAACCGCAG CTTCAGAAAGCCGGGCAATGGCCACGGCGGGCACCAGAGGGTGGTGAGCCAGCCTGACACCACCGGCTTCCAGCCAGCTCCTGCGCCCGTTCCCCACCAGACACCTGCGCGCCCTCCGGTCGCGCCTCAGAATGCGCCAGCGCATGTTCCCGTCCCTGCGCCACGGCCACAGCACCATG ATCCACAAGTATCGTCATCATCACCTGCCAGTGAGAAGCCGGCTAATGCGCCATTGCCAAAAGCTACCCATGCTGCCCCCAGGGCACCACCAAAGAGCTCTAACCCCCCTATTCCTCAGGGAGCATCAAAAG GAGAACCATCCAAGGGATTTAACTTTCAGTTTGGTAGTATAAATATGAATGGACTACCG CAATTTCCTGCTAGGACAAGCTCGGCTCCTCCAAACTTGGATGAACAAAAACGTAATCAG GCACTTCTGGAGGAACTCAAGGTTACACCTCCTGGTCCGATGCAACCAGCTCCGAAACAGCAGCCattgcagaagcagcagcagcagcagcagccacagcaGCTGTTGCAGCAGTCACAACAGGTTCCCCAGCAGCCACAACAGCAGCAAGCAAGAAAGGATGCTGTTAGTTccagccaaccaaacaccatcaACCCTCATGTGCCATCACAATTGAAAAGAGATGTGCATGCTTCTCCATCTGTCCCCAATGTTACATCTCTTAGGCCTCCTACTGTTCAACCAATGCCTGGGGTGCAAATGTCGATCCCCTTTCACCATCAGCCAGCACCAGTTCCATTACAGTTTGGTGGTCACGGTCCACAACTGCAGCCACAAGTTGTACCTAGCTCATTACAAATGTCAATGGGATTGACAGGCAGTAATGCACCGCAAGTCCCGCAGCAGCTATATGCCCCGACTATCCAGCACCAATTGCAACAGCAAGCAATGATGCATCAAGGGCAGGGTATGAGTTATGTTACTTCAGTTGGCCATCAATTCCCACCTCAGTTGGGTAACATTCCTATGAACATGCCCCCACAATATCCTCAGCAACAGAATAAGTTTGTTGCCGCTCCTCGGAAGACTACCGTAAAAATTACTCATCCAGACACTCATGAAGAGTTGAAGCTTGATAAGAGGATGGACTCTTCTGGGCAGAGGGCAGCGCCTAACTTGACACAACAATCCCAGTCCCAGCCTGTTGGTAGCTATGCTCCTCATATCGGCTTCTTTCATCAGCCGTCGAATTCTTACAATCAGTCAGGGATTTATTACCCTCCTACAACTGGTGTAAACCAGGTTCCTACTGGATCCTCGGGTCCTAGGTTTAATTATCCCGTCACTCAGTCTGGGCAAGCGATTCCATATGTCAGTCCATCTGCAGGGCCTCCGGTATCTGGGCAGTCCCAAATGACAGGTAAACCGCTCCCTGGTGGGTTGCAGGCTGAAAAATCTGGGACTCATATGGTCACGATAACTGCGCCACCAGGTAAATCTGATGCCCCTAAGCCAAGGCCTGTTGAGGATGCTGCAGCAAGTCGGCAGAAGGATAATGAAGTTGTTTCTGGGATCACAGTTTCTGATAAATCAGCCCATGAGAAGGAGAGTAAAGCTCCATTAGTCCCAGAGAAGCATCCTGCTGTGGTAAGCTTGCCAACTCAGGGTGCAAAACCACAAACTTCGGTGACTGCAAATTCAGCCTTACCTATGTCTGGAGCTGATGGGAAGAACAAAGAATCCATTCAAAGGACTGGGTCATTTAAGGATAATAAGAAAATTGCCATTAAAAAGGAGGCCAGAAATTCGTCTGAACCACAACAT TCAGCTTCATCCGCTGAAGATGATAGTGGTGATCGCCAAGAAACTAAGAACCTCAACAAAGAGCTGGATTTAACCATCTCATCATCAGGCGCAGCAGCTCCGCTGCCTGAAAGTAAAGCTGGTATAGCTGAAGCTGACAGCACACCAGTAAATG CTGCTGATATTCCTGGGACAGATAGGAGTCCTGCACGACCAGCTTCCGAGGGTACCAGCGAACCTCAAGGAGCAGAAAGTGTTGTTGTTTCCGCTGTTGAATGTGATGAAAACAAGGGAACTCCCAAAGTTACCACAGATCCTATCAAGGATAATATTTCTTCTGATGCCACTGAACGTAAATCGCCTGAAGTATGTGCTGTGGACATGACTGAACAGGCATCAGCAGTGACTTGTAATACAGGTAATTCAGATGCAGCACCTCATGTAACTGATCAGGAACACTTACCAAAAGAGTCAACACCATCAGGACCTGAGCAACAAGGTAGCTCATCCAAGAATTCTGAGACTTCATCGCATGTTCTTGATGGCGGTGGTGTGGCTGTGACAACTTCCGAAACTTCAGAGCCTACAGTTCAAGGTGTCATTGATGGTGACTCAGATATTAGTCCGGAAACAGGCCTAGCTGTTTCTAATGTTACTCTAATTTCATCAGAGGGGCAACAGAAATCTGAAACTATGTCAAGTGATCAATCTACTGCTGCGCCCACTGCTTCTATTCGACCAGTATCAAGGGAAAAACCTAGTGCTGAGATCACTAGGACAAAATCCACAgctgggaagaagaagaagagaaaggaaaTGCTTTCTAAAGCTGATGCCGCTGGAAGTTCAGATCTTTATAATGCATACAAGGGACCAGAAGAGAAGTCCGATATTATGGGCACTGCAGAGGGGGCAGATAGTTCTTCAACAGTTGATACAACTCCTGTGCTGCCTGATGAGCCAGAAACGGAGGTCAGTTCATCTGCAGATGATTCTAAGAAAAAAGTTGAGCCTGATGATTGGGAAGATGCAGCAGACATGTCTACTCCAAAGCTGCAATCTGATTCTGGAAATCAGTCTGGCATCACAAAAGTATTAGAGTCAGATACAACTGAAGCTAACGGCAGAAAGAAATACTCGCGGGACTTCTTGTTAACTTTGCAACACCATTGTACTGGTCTTCCTGTTGGATTTCAGATGAATGAAGCTGTCAATGCAATAATGAATAATTTGGCAGGAAAGTCCTATGTGGTTGATCGTGAACCTCACCCTAGTCCTGGAAGGGGTTCTGACCGGCCAACTTCTCGTGGTGACCGCCGTGGTGCTGCCATGGCTGATGACAGGTGGACTAAATCAGGAGTGCCTCTCAGTCCTGGTCGTGACATGGACCTGGCAAATGGACCATCAATTATCAATTACCGGGGCGGGCCGGGAGGTAGTCATGGTGTTTTGAGGAACCCACGTGGTCAACCAGGTGGTGGACTTCTTCTAGGACCCATGCATTCCGTTGGACCTCAAGTTCCTCGCAGTGGCTCTGATGCTGATAGATGGCAGCAAAAAGGTCTGATGCCTTCTCCTGTCACACCCATGCAAGCGATGCACAAAGCAGAGAGAAAGTATGTTGTTGGCAAAGTTTCTGATGAGGAAGAGGCGAAGCAGAGGCAGTTGAAAGCCATTCTTAACAAGCTGACGCCGCAAAACTTTGAAAAACTTTTTGAACAAGTGAAGGAAGTCAACATTGACAACGTAGCAACTCTTACAGGAGTCATTTCACAGATATTTGACAAAGCTTTGATGGAACCAACCTTCTGTGAAATGTATGCTAATTTTTGCTTCCATTTGGCTGGTGCCTTGCCAGATTTCAGTGAGGACAATGAGAAGATTACATTTAAGAGATTGCTTTTAAACAAATGTCAAGAGGAGTTTGAGAGAGGTGAAAGAGAAGAAGCTGAGGCTGATAAAACAGAAGAGGAAGGTGAGATAAAACAAAccaaagaagaaagggaggaaaAGAGAATCCGTGCTCGAAGGCGCATGTTGGGAAACATTAGGTTGATTGGAGAATTGTACAAAAAGAGGATGTTGACTGAACGTATAATGCATGAATGCATTAAGAAATTGTTTGGAAATTATGATGATCCTGATGAGGAGAACATTGAAGCCCTATGCAAGTTGATGAGTACAATTGGAGAGATGATAGACCATGTAAAGGCAAAGGAACACATGGATGCCTATTTTGATATAATGTACAAGATGTCAACAAGTCAGAAGTTGTCTTCTCGTGTGAGGTTTATGTTGAGAGATTCAATTGACCTGCGGAAAAACAAATGGCAACAGAGGCGTAAGGTCGAAGGTCCCAAGAAGATCGAGGAGGTTCACAGGGATGCAGCTCAAGAAAGGCATGCTCAATCGAGCAGGCTAGGACGTGGTCCATCTGTTAGTTCTCTTCCAAGAAGAGGAGCACCTCCTATGGATTATGGCCCCCGCGGCTCATCTGCATTAGCATCCCCAAGTTCCCAACAAGGGAGCATTCGAGGAATGCCTCCACATTCGCGTTCATTTGGTGGTTCACAAGATATCCGGTTTGAGGAAAGGCATCAATTTGACAGTAGAACACCTCTTCCTCAGCGTGCTGTCAAGGATGAGCCTATCACTCTTGGCCCACAGGGTGGCCTTGCTAGGGGTATGTCTATAAGAGGGCAACCACCAGTATCAAATTCTGAACTTCCTTCTGTTGTTGACCATCGAAGGATAGTGTCCGGTTCTAATGGTTATAACTCTCTGGCTGATCGAACCTCTGGTAGAACACCAGCTTCTAGTCAATCTGCTGGGCCTTCACAGAGGCCTGCCAGCCAGGAAGGCCGTTcaggaaaaaaatcatattctgACGATGATTTGAGAGAAAAATCCATCTCGGCCATTCGGGAATATTACAG TGCAAAAGATGAAAAGGAGGTTGCTTTGTGTATTGAGGAGTTGAATGCTCCAAGTTTCTATCCTAATGTTGTATCAATTTGGGTAAATGATTCCTTTGAGAGAAAAGACATGGAAAGGGAGTTGCTGGCTAAACTTTTTGTCAGCCTTTGCAGTGGTCGACATAATTTGTTGAGCAAAGGGCAACTCATTGATGG CCTTGCATTGGTTCTTGGCTCATTGGAAGATACTCTAAGTGATGCTCCAAGAGCCACTGAGTACCTTGGACGACTTCTTGCAAGGTTCGTGCAGGAAAACATATTGCCGTTGCAAGAGGTTGGTAAATTGATTCAAGAAGGTGGAGAGGAACCAGGGTATCTTGTACAAGATGGTATTGCAGCTGATATCCTTTGGGCAGTTATGGATTCAATAAGATTAGAAAAGGGTGATTCATTCTTGAATGAGGTCAAGTCAAGTTCCAGTTTAAAGTTGGAAGATTTCAGACCACAACATCTTAAGCGATCAAAGTTGGACGCCTTCATGTAG
- the LOC117846352 gene encoding uncharacterized protein: protein MASPDHPSAKRIDAPAAPPPLLCLNDDLLAEIFLRLPALADVGRAATACAAFRRVVADRAFLRRLRSVHASPVLGLLLFSSIHPAEPPHSNAPFARALQRAADLSFSFVPSAGRWIPVDSRDGRVLLEREAMSGDFAVCDPLSRRYLFLPQIPGRPAAQRRGRLEPFLVPASDEDSETSFRVVCVVECKPGQLVAFVFSSATGQWESLTVDAGLQPSCKFSWSSYACGCFYWKVVTGINNFLVLDPRSMEFSSVDIPSGLGQQDSVIVEAGEGSIGMFTLYNSIISAASYLVYTVRDIDEEGNSMWQFKRRVRLPAQYVFSFADAMDRHLLLRGIPWNLHLGSSTDEVDIGYFSVEFESMQIEKMCDLKHLLYAKLYTGFPPSLCVPSI from the coding sequence ATGGCCTCGCCGGATCATCCCAGCGCCAAGCGTATCGacgccccggcggcgccgcccccacTTTTGTGCCTCAACGACGACCTCCTCGCGGAGATCTTCCTCCGCCTGCCCGCCCTCGCCGATGTCgggcgcgccgccaccgcctgcgccgccttccgccgcgtcgtcgcggaccgcgccttcctccgccgcctgcgCTCCGTCCACGCGTCGCCCGTCCTCGGCCTACTGCTCTTCTCGTCCATCCACCCCGCGGAGCCGCCCCATTCCAACGCGCCCTTCGCGCGGGCGCTGCAGCGGGCCGCCgacctctccttctccttcgtcccctccgccggccgctgGATCCCGGTCGACTCCCGCGATGGACGCGTCCTCCTCGAGCGCGAGGCCATGAGCGGCGACTTCGCGGTGTGCGACCCGTTGTCCCGGCGGTACCTCTTCCTCCCCCAGATCCCCGGGCGCCCCGCCGCGCAGCGCCGCGGGCGTCTGGAGCCGTTCCTCGTCCCCGCCAGTGACGAGGACTCGGAGACGTCGTTCAGGGTGGTCTGCGTGGTGGAGTGCAAGCCTGGACAGCTGGTCGCCTTCGTCTTCTCGTCGGCCACCGGACAATGGGAAAGTCTGACCGTGGACGCCGGCTTGCAGCCCTCTTGCAAGTTCTCATGGTCCTCCTACGCCTGCGGCTGCTTCTACTGGAAGGTGGTGACTGGGATTAATAATTTTCTTGTGCTCGACCCGCGCTCCATGGAGTTCTCCTCCGTTGACATCCCGTCTGGTCTCGGCCAGCAGGATTCTGTCATTGTGGAGGCAGGGGAAGGCAGCATTGGAATGTTCACTCTCTACAACAGCATTATTTCTGCTGCATCTTACCTTGTTTACACTGTTCGGGATATCGACGAAGAAGGCAACAGCATGTGGCAGTTCAAGAGGAGAGTCAGGTTGCCTGCCCAATATGTTTTCAGCTTTGCAGATGCAATGGATAGGCACTTACTCCTTCGTGGGATTCCATGGAATTTGCACCTGGGCTCTTCTACTGATGAGGTTGACATAGGATACTTCTCTGTTGAGTTTGAGTCTATGCAGATTGAGAAAATGTGTGACTTGAAGCATCTTCTATATGCCAAACTGTATACTGGTTTTCCACCATCATTGTGTGTACCAAGTATATGA
- the LOC140221953 gene encoding uncharacterized protein — protein sequence MAAPPTQPGAEAEVVDSPTPILRLANDILADIFLRLPALADVGRTATACPAFRRVVADPSFKRRLRRAHRAPLLGFLFCRFHPAEAPHSSAPFARALERAADLCFSYLHSPQPFTRWYPLDARDGRVVLGHTSSTSFVVADPLSRRCLLLPPIPVLAAAPQHPFLFPAMGDEAETSFTVGCMAEGEPGLMLAFVYSSATGEWSDLHMVTTLSEPKPSYACGSFYWKFTADTLLVLDARAMEFSFVEIPTTYGERDFVVAEAGEGRTGIFSIRPGDGWAPSSLICAIKRSAGEGAAGVEWQYKRRIALPPQYRYSFAGASDRHLLLHRAPWNLRATTSGGNSDSGSAYFSVESDTLKIEKVCGLGQLLDAVPYVGFPPSLCLPSI from the coding sequence ATGGCCGCGCCGCCCACGCAGcccggcgccgaggccgaggtcGTGGACTCCCCGACACCGATTTTGCGCCTCGCCAACGACATCCTCGCGGACATCTTCCTCCGCCTGCCGGCCCTCGCCGACGTCGGGCGCACCGCCACAGCCTGCCCGGCCTTCCGCCGCGTCGTGGCCGACCCCTCCTtcaagcgccgcctccgccgcgcccaccgGGCGCCCTTGCTCGGCTTCCTCTTCTGCAGGTTCCACCCCGCGGAGGCGCCGCACTCCTCCGCGCCCTTCGCTCGAGCCCTCGAGCGCGCCGCCGACCTGTGCTTCTCCTACCTCCACTCCCCCCAGCCCTTCACCCGCTGGTACCCGCTGGACGCGCGCGACGGCCGCGTCGTGCTCGGGCACACCTCGAGCACCAGCTTCGTGGTCGCCGACCCTTTATCCCGGAGATGCCTGCTGCTCCCCCCGATCCCGGTGCTCGCTGCCGCGCCGCAGCACCCGTTCCTCTTCCCCGccatgggcgacgaggcggagacctCCTTCACGGTGGGCTGCATGGCGGAAGGCGAGCCCGGCCTGATGCTGGCTTTCGTCTACTCCTCGGCCACTGGAGAATGGAGCGATCTGCACATGGTCACTACACTGTCCGAGCCCAAGCCGTCCTACGCGTGCGGCAGCTTCTACTGGAAATTCACTGCCGACACGCTGCTCGTGCTCGACGCGCGCGCCATGGAATTCAGCTTCGTCGAGATCCCGACCACGTACGGTGAGCGGGACTTCGTCGTCGCGGAGGCCGGGGAAGGAAGGACGGGGATCTTCTCCATCCGGCCCGGCGATGGCTGGGCCCCTTCTTCACTCATCTGCGCCATTAAGCGtagcgccggcgagggcgccgccggcgtggagTGGCAGTACAAGAGGAGGATCGCCTTGCCCCCTCAGTATCGTTACAGCTTCGCAGGTGCAAGCGACCGGCACCTGCTCCTGCATAGGGCTCCATGGAACCTGCGAGCAACAACTTCAGGTGGGAACTCTGACAGTGGCAGTGCGTACTTCTCTGTGGAGTCTGACACACTGAAGATTGAGAAGGTGTGTGGCCTAGGGCAGCTCCTAGATGCCGTGCCGTATGTTGGCTTTCCACCGTCATTGTGTCTGCCAAGCATATGA
- the LOC117843716 gene encoding uncharacterized protein: MASPAPPTAGPQALALLPSLTDELLEEIFLRLPTPADVARASAACPSFRRIITGRSFLRRLRAIQPPPLLGFAAYEGFHPAQPPHPSAPLARAFADAADFSYSFVPSGRWLTPWHPRDVRQGRVLLECTPECDPAFEYYDTVLLRDLDLAVCDPLSRRYSLLPRIPKNLRGQHKHLIGFGLFLAPTGEDDEETTFRVVCVACNKTMVVVFEFTSITGEWHIPAYLSCNSLGTVMTDTRYSSSCHDNEQSRFYWIVPWRSKLLVL, encoded by the coding sequence atggcctcgccggcgccgccaaccGCCGGCCCCCAGGCGCTGGCGTTGCTCCCGAGCCTCACCGATGAGCTCCTCGAGGAGATCTTCCTCCGCCTGCCCACCCCGGCCGACGtcgcccgcgcctccgccgcttGCCCCTCCTTCCGCCGCATCATCACCGGCCgctccttcctccgccgcctccgcgccatcCAACCGCCGCCTCTCCTGGGCTTCGCCGCCTACGAGGGATTCCACCCCGCGCAGCCGCCCCACCcctccgcgccgctcgcccgcgccttcgccgacgccgccgactTCTCCTACTCCTTCGTCCCCTCCGGGAGGTGGCTCACGCCCTGGCATCCCCGCGACGTTCGCCAGGGCCGCGTCCTCCTCGAGTGCACTCCCGAATGCGACCCCGCGTTTGAATACTACGACACCGTCTTGCTGAGGGATCTGGACCTCGCGGTGTGTGACCCCTTATCCCGGCGATACAGCCTGCTCCCTCGCATACCCAAAAACCTAAGGGGTCAGCACAAGCACCTCATTggtttcgggcttttcctcgctCCTACTGGCGAAGATGACGAGGAGACAACATTCAGAGTGGTATGTGTGGCGTGTAACAAAACTATGGTGGTTGTGTTTGAATTTACCTCCATCACTGGAGAATGGCATATCCCTGCATATCTCAGCTGCAATTCATTGGGCACTGTCATGACTGACACCCGGTACAGCTCCTCCTGTCATGATAATGAGCAGAGTCGCTTCTACTGGATAGTGCCTTGGAGGAGCAAATTGCTTGTACTTTGA